CAACCATGCCGGCTCAACAGACGCAACCGCTGCGGGGCCTTTGAAGTACGCTGGAGGCGATAGAGGCCCCACCACTGCGTCAGCCGCCGTTGAACCTGCACACGCGCCTCTCCTGCTGACAGATGATCAACGACTAGTGCTCCTGCGGCAGATGAAGCGCAACAACTCCATTATCGTGTCACCTTATTGACCCTAACAACGGCGCGCGGCTGACGACGCTAGGGATGGtgcttcgccgtcgccatgGCCGTACTCAGTGCCACTGTggccgttgctgctctctctctcttcatcgTTTGTGTTGGCTGCAGGCAACACAGCTTTGAAAGCAAGCGACGGAAACCCTGCGCATCTGAGTGGTGGGAAGGTGCATAGGCAAGCGGCTGCGAGCGAAGTTTCCGCGCCGGAGCCTTTCCAGCCTCTCTCCTACCTCCGCGCGCCacctttctccctcttcgccttcGACCTCGTTGTCTGCGATTGTCATGGGCGCTTGCCCTaattttttttgtgtttgttTTGGTTCTACTTGCACCCCGCTCTTCTGATAGCACACGCTCTGCCCATAACCCGGGCTGTTAGGCTGCTCACTGCCTGAGATGacaaaaaacgaaaacgtctcccccctcttcttcttcctccgcAACGAAGACCGACACAGCCAAGCAGCAAGGGACTGAGGTGTGCTCGGCTGCTCGCCTTTCGTGTGCTGCGATCGTGTGGTCAGCTGGTCTGATGAggtatatatgtgtatataGTTTCAACGACAGAATCGCACCTTCGGCGCTGGTGCAAAGCCGACACAGTCATCCCCACCTCGTGTGAACGGCAGCCAAGGACACTtcaaggaaaaggaggaggggcataCCTTGGTGCTTGTTTCGCAATGCAGATATGTATCTATAtctttatatatatatgcgcTAAAGAAaaccctcctcctctgccaccccccctccaccccctctgtgtctgtgtatgttGCACGGGATGGTTTGCGCCTGGTTTCCGTTGGCCGTCATCTCTGTTGCTCCCTTATTCCCCATCTCCCTGCATACATGCTCCCTTCTGTCGTCCATCTCTCGTCTTCATAGTcagcatctctctctctctctctcagcgTGTGAGGTGAGAGGGcgatctttttttttcacaggtgccgctgcagtgtttgccgctgcttcaCCCTTtcactctttctctccttctgcGAGGTTCGTTGcgtgcacctcctcccccgcccgTCAGACGCCATGCTCGTTCGCGGCTCCTTCACGCTAGAGAAGGCGGAAAGCGCCTGCCAATGGTACTACCGAATCGGCTTCTTTGCTCTGCCTTGGCTGTGGGCCGTTGTCTGGCTATTCTTCCGCCACTACGAGGACGAGAGCGAGTTGATTCGCTGGTATGTGGAGCGGGCGAAGCGTTACAGCGTATCAGGCGGCGCCGTGTTCGTGATCGTGTCCGTTGTCTTCCTCTTTGTCATCCCCCCGACGAGCCCGATCTGGGTGATCGCGCCCTTCCAGGACACCTTCCAGTGGGGATACTTTGCAGTGAACGCGTcagaggcggcgggcgcggAGAACGCCGGCTCCAGCGGCTGAGGCAGTGCGCCTTTTCTctgcaggggggggggctcgcCGCGAAACGTACATAAGCAGCGCAACTGCGGTCTACTGCTTCACAGCGAGATTCTGGGAGCGGCGCATGCCTTGCACGCTTACACTCTCGTGAGCCGGAGAACTGCGCCTGCTTTTAGatgcctccgccgctgccgcgactgCTGCTACTCGACATATGTGTGTTCCCGACTCTCTGCTGCGCTCAACTATCTTTTTTGTTTCATCGCCTCTCCGTCAATGGCTGCGCCGACGCGAAAAAGggacgcacgcacgacggCTACGATGCCGCTTGGCTCGTTGGTTTTTTATTTTCGGAGAATCGAAGGAAGACGGGGTTAGGGGAAGTCAGTGCTgctctcttttcgtcgaTGCTCGTTGTGCGTTTTTGTGCATGTCCGTGCTTCGtctgtcctcctcgcctcgcTTTAGGTTGTGTGAGTGGACGCGCAGCCAGTGCCGCAAAACAAACGCGAATGACGGTGTCGCTCATTATTCTGCAACAGATGTACGGTTGTGtcggcacgcgcgtgtggggaaacgaaaaaaaaaggcctTCGCGGGCTGAtgccccgcagcagcgcctcttccCTTGTGCCAACTATCTAATTCTTCCAGTGGCCCCTTGCATGTACGATGTGGGCAcgcgaggagggagaaatAGGGCGTAGAAGGTTCAGCGGGCCTCGGTTGTGGTCCCTCTCTGAGGGGCCCGAGAGGGGTTGGGGGTTGGGCTGCGTTGGGCATTAAAAAAACGGATGATCTCTTCCAAGCCCCCCTTTTTGCGCTTCTTCCACATCTTGCTCACGCCCTCTAGGGTCAGCTCGTCCTTGCTTCCCAGCCGCCATGCCGTCCTTGTTGTCGCTCCACCACtgcttctcccccttcccgACCCTTCGCAGTCCCGTGCATTTTCTGTGCGACCAGTGGTCTCCTCACACCGCCGTGACATCTGTACCCGATTTGGACGGTACTGAACTCATACATAAGCGCGTTTACTGCTGTCCGACGGTGTCGATTCTATGACGAATATGTTGACACATCTACGCATATacaaccacagctcacccTCCTCTGTTGCACTACGGCTATGCCTGGCAACGGGGCTGGCGGAACACTGTTTGACGCGGTTCAGCCCACTGCGATTTCACTGCACACGACACGGGCTGGGTCCCAGATGACGCTTAGTACCACCGCAACGCGGCAAAAAGCAGATAAACAGTAGGTGAGATGCACATTTTTGTCGGATCGCCGACGCGATGCATCGTGAGCGAGTATGGCCGGGATCATGGCTGCAAGTCTCTCCGGCATAGCGCCAGCTCATACCTATCCGCCGACACAGACTGAGCCAGCCGTGCCCGAGAGCAGGCTGTGcaggctgcttggcttccccacaAAGAGCGGAAGGGGGGGCACTGGGCCCTGTGTGATACGGCGGTGAGGTGGTGGGCATTcggtacacgcacacacacacacgagatATCAACAACCTAGCGACTGCCGCGATGCCACTACCATCCCCCTTCTCGGTTTTCACTTCCCTATCTAGGGTGGGCGTAGCTCAACAAGTTGCGTTCTTGCCGCGCGTTCTCGGCCCGCTGCCTCTACTGTTGGCGCGCTTCAGTTGTCTGCGCCCGTCCCTCGCCACGCCCCTGTCACCGCTCACCTCCCATCTTTCACATCATTTCTATTcttttctccccctctccatccTTCTACGTGTTTTCCATACCGCTTCGTTTTGCGGAGCTTTCTGCCACGTGCGGGAGGCTCGACCAGCATGCAAGCGCGCGTATCCACCCACctagagacacacacacacacacagaagccTATAAAAGCGCAGAGGCCCACAACGCCTATCTTTGCATAGAGACGTTCCACCGTGAGCGTTTCTTCACCTTGGCtatccctcccctctctaCGCATCTCTGCGTGAGCGTGTGCCGGCTAGAGCTGCCGCTGTACTTGGGCTGTTGCTCTTGTCCTTGCTGACGCactcgcgtgcgcgtggtgTCGTCTTTCTCCCAGGActccccctttttgttttcctgtTTATCTTTTTCCACTGCcgtctctctgcttctcgGACGATTTCAGCTCTTTGGCATCGTTTGCTCAGCAGCAACGCGTCTACTCATTCCTTGTTGTAGCACTTGCCTCTCTGTCTGACTGTTGTTCGCGACGCATCTtatcctctcctcccctctcctcgtcTCTCGTGGCCTCCCTTATCCTCATCCCTCGTGCGCTTGTTTCGGGTATCTTGGTTGTGTCTGCGTGCACTTTTCTTAGTGCGTCGCTTGTTTCTCTGCTTATTTCCTCCCTTctcaccacacacacacacacacacacacacaccacataTTTCCGTGTGTTGCCTCCGCTATCAATCTCCCTACCCCCTCCGCCCATCAGCCCGGCTCCACTGCTCCTGCTCGGACTTGCTTCGTCCAGCTTCTTGAAGCTCTTCTACCCATCCTAAATTCTTGTCGTTGCTGGAGAGGGGATTCTTTTGCGTTTTCGacgcaacacgcacacgacgaCATCACCGAAAAAGCTTACAGGGCTCGCCCCCTTCCTTCCGGCTCGTTCCCGTGCAGTTTCCCCTGCCTCAATGCCGTCCTCCTTCCCTGCTGAGGCGTCCATGTGGATGCAGAACGCCGTTCACCTCGATACGGACCACAAATacgtggaggcggaggagtgcTACACGAAGGCcatttttttgtttcggCAGGCCCTCTCGGACCCGAACATGGCGGACACCGAGCGACAGAAGCTCTTGAGCTACATGAGTGATGTAGCCAAGCGCAtacagcggctgcgcgcgctgaACCGCACTTCCCAGAGTGCGAACTCGCCTGAGCCTAGCGTTTCTCCGTCCGGCCCGTTGGGACGCCGTGCCTCGGCTAGGCAGGCAAGCGAGCACACGCCTCCTCGTGgctccgacgccgccgcgacggcctTCGGCGCGCGGAACCCACGCGGTAAGGACGGCAAAAAGGCACCAGCAGGCGTCGAAAACGACTTGAAAGTGCTGGACGCCATTCAAGTCAATCAAACCGATCCATTTCAGGCCAGCAACTCCAGCCCCAGcccctccgccgcgtcgtcaATGTCGGGCAAGCGCGCGTTGCCGGTGGCTTCTCCGACCCCTTCACccccgtcagcgccgccatgtAAGCCaacctgcggcagcgacggcgtgccAGATGGTGGCAAGCCaggcggcagctccgcggAACCGCCCGCGTTGCCgactccgccaccacctggCTCCTCGCAGCGGCTGTTCGGCGTCGCGTCTCACTTTGCCCCTCGTACATCCGAGATGGTTTACAAGGCGATTGGGATCGCGATTCAGCTTAGCCAGCAAGGGGAGCTCAAGCGGGCGGTagatgtgctgcagcacgcctaCTCGCGGGGCAGCCGTGAGCGCAATAACCCTGGCAATTTCAAGGAGATTGGCGAGACACTGAAGCTAATGCGCCAGAAGTACTACGCAAAACATCTGCCACGCTTCCTGCAGGACAACCCGATCCTGCCGAGCGagatggagctgctgcgcaagagCGGCATCACAAGCACGATCCTGCTCCCGCTCTGGGACGATGTGCATGAGGGCTACGGAGCTGAGAACATCTTCATGCCCTGCGAGGGAGTTTGGGAGGACGCTTTCACACCAAAGCTGTGCCAGAGGCAAATCAGCTCCGGCGCCGTCCTCATGCACTTTTCCGGATACCGGCAGGCGGGGCTTGACTACACCATTGTGCGCGAGGCGGATCCACTGCACATTCGGCAGAGCGTCGTCGGCGACTGCTCACTCGTCTGCAGTCTCATGATCTGCGCCAGCTATCAGAAGCGCTTCCCTAACGCGAAGATTATCAGCAACGTCATCTACCCTCAAGACCGCGACGGCAACCCAATCTTGAACCCGAAGGGCAAGTACTGTGTAAAGATGCTCATCAACGGTATTACTCGCATGGTCACGGTGGACGATCGGCTGCCGGTGAACCCTCAGTCGAGGCGCTTCCTCTGCACGAGCAGCACGGATCCGAGCGAGCTGTGGGTATCCATTATGGAAAAGGCGTTCGTCAaggtgtgcggcggcagctacAACTTCCCCGGCAGCGTCAGCTACGCCGACCTGTACAAGCTAAGCGGGTGGCTGCCAGACTCGACGGCGTTCGGCAAGCCCGAGTTCGACCGCGAGTtccagtggcggcggctttATCAAAACTTCAAGGCTGGTGCTCTGCTCTTCACAGTCAGCACCCCTGTGGAGATGCCAGCAGCGGACGAAGCGCTCGGGCTCGCCGCAGGGCACGCGTATGCGGTGCTGGATATGCAGGAGGTGGGCAAGGAGCGCgtcatgctgctgcgcaaccCGTGGGGGAAGCAGGAGTGGAACGGCAAGTACGGCCGCCGCGACACCAGCGAGGCAAGCGtcgccgtccgcgccgccTTTGATCTGAaacgcgaggaggaggacatggGTGTCTTCTGCATCGCCTACGATGATGTGGTGCGCTGCTTCGACAACTGCAGTCTGAGCTGGAACCCATACATGCTGTACCGCACCCCGGAGGGTCGGCCGCGCCGACCGGTGCGCATCGCGTGCCACGGCGCGTTCGACTACACCCTCAgcacggcgctgtcgccgcagctgcacattGGTGTCGTCGACGCGCCGAAGCGGACGCGCATGCACCTGATCTTGTCTCGCCACATCACCGACGTCTCGGAGTTTGGCCGGCAGTACGAGAAGGACGACGACACGACACCGTACCTGGCCTTGAAGGTGTACGACGTGACCGACTACCCGTCTGTAGCGCAGCACCTTGGTGGCCATTGCTCGCTGGAGATGTGctactgccgccgcctcgcctcgAATTCGGACTTTAAGAATAGCATTGAGCCCCTCAACGACGTCATCTACCGCGCCTCGTCTGCGCGCACCTTCAGCTTCGACTGTCCTGCCGGCTCGAGCAAtctggtggtggtcgtgtcGCGGACTGCCTCAAAGGCGCGGCAGCCTTTCAACTTTACGGTGACCCTGCAcacggagctggagcagatgcggctgccgcggctgcagggCAActacggcagcggcgccgaggaCAAGAACTCCCTCCTGGCAAGCGCCAACGCCAACGCCGGGAACCCGTGCGCTGGAGTGTACATGCACATGATACCGACCTCCTCGCTCAAGTTCACGACGCGGCTGTCCGGCGCGTGGGTGAAGGGCAAGACTtgcggcggccgcaccgacgccgccacgtATGTCTTCAACCCGCAGTACCGCCTGCACCTGGACCAGCCCTCGCACGTGTCGCTGAGGCTGGCTGTGGCAGGATGCGAGGTGCCGTGCTCGATTCAGATGATCAAGCCGATGTCGTCCAACAAATACGAGGagaacggcggcagcggtggaaTCAAGCGCAAGATGACTGACTTCGACGGCCGTGTCGGTAACGGTGCCAAGGCGGGCGAGCTTGTTCTCGAGAGCGCCCGCTACGCCTTTGGTGGGGCCGTTCTAGATAGCGCGCTGCCGTTCTGCGTCTGCTACGACCGCTACCGCGCCCTCGGCAAGCTGCATTGGAGGGAAGCGAAGAAGGTGCTGGTGAACGTGACCGCCCCGAACCGGACGCCTGAGTCCTTCATCGTCTACGACCTCGGGGACACCGACACCGTGGCGGTGCTTCTCCTGAATGCTATCAAGAagggctgcgctgcctcccCACGTGACGCGCACTTTAGCGTGAACGGGAAGCCGATCACGCTCGAGGCCACCATCGCGTCGCTCTTCCAGCTCGCATCCTCCCTCGGCGGCGAGTCCCTCGCCTCTGGCGGGGATGGCGCGACAACCGCGAAGTCTGTCACAGTAGCCCTCGCCCTGGACGGCAAGGCGGCGTCGATCGAGTCTGCCTCGAGCCCACCTGTGAGGAAGCTGAAGGAAGTCATGAACGACATAGTGTCTGATGTGCTCAAGTGCTCGTCGCAGTTCAGCAGCTACGTGCCACGCTTGACGCATCTTGCCAGGCAGGCAAACAGCGCGCTGACCGGTGCCAGCGATGCGGACGTGCGAGCGTACATTCTCGAGCTCGCCGCTTACCTTGCTGACTACGTGAAGCGGTGTGCCAGCGCGGTGCGGtcggcgcagacgccgcaggcgctgcttccgctgctTCCTGCCGGCGACTACACGGTCATTCCATCTTTGTGGGAGAAGGGTAAGCCGGGCAGCTTTGAGCTGACGGTGGAGACGTCACAGCCACATAAGACGTCGGCGATTCCGAAGGAGGGACACAACATGCAAGAGACGCTTGTGCGCGGCGCACTACGCCCCGTCGCGGTTTGCCTGGGCACGTCACTGATGAAGCCGAGAGCAGTGCTCAGCATGAGGGATCCGTTCTTTGAGAACAGCAAGGTGCAGGTGCTGTGCCCCGCCCGCTCCGTCTTCATGAGTCGTCTCTTTGTCCTGGTTGACATGGTGGAtgcggaggcgaagggccAGCCGGCCAAGGCCCCCGCCACGAATCTGAGCCTCTTCCGTGTGCACAACGCGTCATCGATGGAGCTGGTGTGCGCTTCAGACGAGTACTCCCATGGCGGTGTGTCAACCCCACCTGTAGAGCTGGAGGCGAAGACGCAGTATCTGCTCGTGGTGAGCGCAAAGGAGAGCGTGGCTGACAAgttcctcctccgcatctataccagcggcagctgcaccgctcAGCTGGCGAGCTGAACGAGACCGGCGCCAGGAGCGGGCGATGAGGGTGGGAGAGCAGCGGAGATGAAGGAAGAATCGAGCGCCTGCGTGCATCCATCACTGCGCCAAGTCAGACTTACGAATATGCATAGTCGCACTCCTCGCGTACCTTTCGGGAGCGCTTTATACACTGTCTCATCTTTTTCTTTCACATGTCTCTGCGCCTGCCGCAGATTTACGCAtcctctgcgccgctcaTCTCGTCCTCCCTCCTTGCCGATGCCGTATTTGCACTTCACTGCTGTGCGAAGCGCCGGCTGGTGTGCTCTGATGGGCTcatcttttcttttttcgttttttttccacGTTTGACAGTGCCGCGCTTTCCTCTTCCGTGTCTGAGCCGCACAAGAACGCCTCGTTACGATTCGTTTGCTGATGCcgttctgtttttttttttcttccttccaCGTTATATATGTGTGCTCATGACATGTGCATCGTGCGGATGTGTGCAAGCGGGCAAACTAACAccgcacagaaaaaaaaaacgatgaTAGCGTGGGCATGGGAATCACCGTTGAATTGTGCAACCTGATGCGGCCGCGGTCGTTGCACACGATCTGCATGCTCCCGCACGCGCTGACGAATGTGCACTGATTCTATGCGCGTCCGGGTGTATTGGTGTTTGTGAAGGAAGCCTTTTCGTTTaatcttctttttttttcgttcatTTTCGCGCATTGGGTGGTCTCTGTAGAAAGGGCGTTAGATGCCATGtatgctgccgccgtcctcATAACGCTTTTCCGTTTTCCAGCTCGGCTAGAGGTATAGATGTTCGGTGTTCATCCGCGCCTGTACATCTTACGGTATAAGGTGTACCCAAGAAGGGTGAGCGACGTCGCATttcgcttctcctctcctccctcttgtCCTTCCCTTCCGCAGCCGGCCAGTGGGATGAGctccaccccccctcccaaaGCACTGAAagaataataataataagtCGACATTCCCAGCAGGAGCCGACCCGTACCTCCCACATCGTGTGCGCCAAGCTGGCGTccccctcgcacacacgcgtgccgGACCTGGCCCAGGTGACGTTGTAGTGCGAACATGCACGCGTTCTCCACCTGCGCATGAGCTCGCCCTGAATAAAAAAACGCCTCCGCTCTGCACTTCGCAAACTTTGGCGAGGCCTACGTGGCCCTCCGATCAGGACGGCATCACAGAGGTGTCGTGGGGGGGGTACCCCCATCGGGAAGACTCCGATGGGTCGCGTTGCTGCACCTGCAACGCAACCATCATACACATCTCTCGCGAAATGACGTAGATCTCGCCGGGGCGTGCGTGACGCTGCACGAAGAGGGCGAGCACAGGAAACTCGCATCCGCTCAGGAATTCCGCTCTGTCTTGGAAGAGGTGTGAGTTTGAGATGGCCGACTCGCGTGTACCCCCACAGCAGCCCCAGTGATTGCCTTCCCGCCTCAAACACGGTGGCCACCGCCTTacggagctgccgcgcccACAATGCGACGCCTACACGGCACAGGGCGCACCGATGGCGCCCGCATCCCCGCAGGGTGACCGTGAGCAGAGGGAAGCAGCCGAAGGAGAGCACGCATGTGCTCCCCACGCCTCGAATACGCGCCATCTTGCTCCCGTGCAGGTTACCCGGCTCTCACAGcctgacgaggaggaggggccaTCCTGCGCGTCCTACAAGCCGTGCCCGAAACCAGCCCATGGACGCCTACCAGTGGCCAAAGAAGAGCGGAGGGAGCCCCCTTGCACGCGGCACAGAGGAAAGCGATGCACCTTGCCGATCTGTGTGGCGAGATGAGAAGCGAGAACCAGCAACGGATGCGGTGCATGGAAAGTACCCCCGACCAGTGCCCCCGCGCGTTCCCAGAAAGCGtcactcctccgccgccggtgacAGACGCGGATGTCgaggcccctcccctcagTGGCAGCAATCGTTATGGTGTGCCCAGCGCAGCACCAACCCCTCTCCTTGAATGGGCCCCCACCGTCgtggaagagaagaaaggacGTATCGgacggcggcaccttcaTTCTCTGGCCGCGACAAGTCAACAGCTGGCCAGATGAGCAGCGTTACAACGCGGAGGTGGGTCTGGATGCGCAGCCACGGGAGAACTCGTGCTCGacgactgtgtgtgtgtgtggggagggtgGCAGGTCTGGCAAAGTCATCTTTTCCAGGTGCGTCTTTCCGTGCATCTGCGGCCGCTCTTGAGTCTGCGAACCAGGGACCGCTCCGTGCATCAGCGAAGAGCGCACCCGAATGAGCTTGGCTGTTGGCCCAGAGGATGACGTGGGTGGCAACAGCAACATCGGCCTGCCATCCTATGTGTGCCGCGCGACCCGCCTCCGAAATTCACGTGAAGGTCTGCATCGACAGCATCCAACGGACGGGTGGTCGACAGGCGGTGGAGACAGCTCTGCAGGGGCCCCGAATCGCCGCGGAAAAGCTTAGCGCCACCTCGAATGACGACGAGACCTGCACCTGCAACATGTCTGCGTTGGCTGGCGTGGCGCTTGACCACAACTTGGGAACGGTCTGCGGTGGAAAACAGACGTGCACCCAGCTGAGCACCGATTCGTTCAAGCAGCTGacaaggaggaagagctggGATGGCTCATGGGTCGGCTTTGGTGTGCCGCCCGAGTCGTGCACATGCCCCCTCACAAATTTTGTCTTTTCCTCGCGGCGACGCGCCGGCTCTGCTCGAAAACGGTCACGAGGCCTCCACTGTGGTTCCTCGTGGGCGGATCTGCCTCAGAGCGCCCAAAGCGAACTCCGCTTGTGGCGCCAACGAGCAGCACCGAATATAAACCACGTTGCGCCGC
This genomic stretch from Leishmania infantum JPCM5 genome chromosome 33 harbors:
- a CDS encoding calpain protease-like protein — protein: MPSSFPAEASMWMQNAVHLDTDHKYVEAEECYTKAIFLFRQALSDPNMADTERQKLLSYMSDVAKRIQRLRALNRTSQSANSPEPSVSPSGPLGRRASARQASEHTPPRGSDAAATAFGARNPRGKDGKKAPAGVENDLKVLDAIQVNQTDPFQASNSSPSPSAASSMSGKRALPVASPTPSPPSAPPCKPTCGSDGVPDGGKPGGSSAEPPALPTPPPPGSSQRLFGVASHFAPRTSEMVYKAIGIAIQLSQQGELKRAVDVLQHAYSRGSRERNNPGNFKEIGETLKLMRQKYYAKHLPRFLQDNPILPSEMELLRKSGITSTILLPLWDDVHEGYGAENIFMPCEGVWEDAFTPKLCQRQISSGAVLMHFSGYRQAGLDYTIVREADPLHIRQSVVGDCSLVCSLMICASYQKRFPNAKIISNVIYPQDRDGNPILNPKGKYCVKMLINGITRMVTVDDRLPVNPQSRRFLCTSSTDPSELWVSIMEKAFVKVCGGSYNFPGSVSYADLYKLSGWLPDSTAFGKPEFDREFQWRRLYQNFKAGALLFTVSTPVEMPAADEALGLAAGHAYAVLDMQEVGKERVMLLRNPWGKQEWNGKYGRRDTSEASVAVRAAFDLKREEEDMGVFCIAYDDVVRCFDNCSLSWNPYMLYRTPEGRPRRPVRIACHGAFDYTLSTALSPQLHIGVVDAPKRTRMHLILSRHITDVSEFGRQYEKDDDTTPYLALKVYDVTDYPSVAQHLGGHCSLEMCYCRRLASNSDFKNSIEPLNDVIYRASSARTFSFDCPAGSSNLVVVVSRTASKARQPFNFTVTLHTELEQMRLPRLQGNYGSGAEDKNSLLASANANAGNPCAGVYMHMIPTSSLKFTTRLSGAWVKGKTCGGRTDAATYVFNPQYRLHLDQPSHVSLRLAVAGCEVPCSIQMIKPMSSNKYEENGGSGGIKRKMTDFDGRVGNGAKAGELVLESARYAFGGAVLDSALPFCVCYDRYRALGKLHWREAKKVLVNVTAPNRTPESFIVYDLGDTDTVAVLLLNAIKKGCAASPRDAHFSVNGKPITLEATIASLFQLASSLGGESLASGGDGATTAKSVTVALALDGKAASIESASSPPVRKLKEVMNDIVSDVLKCSSQFSSYVPRLTHLARQANSALTGASDADVRAYILELAAYLADYVKRCASAVRSAQTPQALLPLLPAGDYTVIPSLWEKGKPGSFELTVETSQPHKTSAIPKEGHNMQETLVRGALRPVAVCLGTSLMKPRAVLSMRDPFFENSKVQVLCPARSVFMSRLFVLVDMVDAEAKGQPAKAPATNLSLFRVHNASSMELVCASDEYSHGGVSTPPVELEAKTQYLLVVSAKESVADKFLLRIYTSGSCTAQLAS